TAAGTATgactcagtattttttttaatgatgttTCTATTTCTGCGTTTataaaaaaagtgctgtttcGATCCTTATTACGAATAGGATTTCTAGAAATATCCTGGGAAACATGTAAGACACGAGATCATCGCCTCCTTTGAAAACAACGGAACAGAACCATTAAGCACATGATTCGATATTTGATAAGAATATAGCTTAGTCATCGGGGAGCTGAAGGCGTTTGTTTACGTAGAAGCCGTTCGAGTTCAAAGTACTGATTtcacctcatttttcttccgcGGTAATCTCTGGATGTTATTTTATCGTCGTCCTCGCTGCAGCCATCGTTATTCTTagtactattatttttattttgattgttAAAGTCGTCTTAAGTTAATCACATCAGCTAATCAGTATTAAGTTAAGAAATTAGTCTTAGGGTAATCTTATCAGCTAATCGCTCTGTAGCTAGGAGATGAGTCTTAAGTTAATCTTTAGGAGATTCAGTTGGGCTTTAGGATAACGTTAATCACAAGAAAATTCAGTTGGGCTTTAGGATAACTTCTaggaaataatagaataaaaaatttaagaaatgaaagaataatAGCATGAAGATTTTAagagattttaagaaatagaTAATACTGTATTaggattttgaagaatttaagaaatgtaagaataatagaataaagaaTTTAAGAGATTTCAAGAAATAGGTAGTACTATATTaggatttcaaagaatttaAGAAACGTAAGAACAATAGGATAAAGGATTTAAGAGATGACAAGAAATAGATAATACTGTATTaggattttgaagaatttagaAATGTAAGAGTAATAGAATAAAGAACTTAAAAGATTATAAGAATTAGATGAAAACAAACGCGTAGCTGCAACACCAAAGGATTTATCAACGCTATCAAAgctatattttattctattcgcTGCAATTCAGCGGCAGGGAGTTTATAAAAGTTGGTGATACTGTATGATACTGTATCAGGATTTCATGGATTGTTAAAGgttttttgagtttctttttAGTTTATGTTATATGTATGTTCTCGGATGCCCATCAAtgacttttctatttttagtgTGCAATAGAGTACATCGAAAGTGTGGGTAACATTTCTGTAGAAAGTAATTTCGCGACGCGGTGTAATATTTCCACGATCCATCGAAATGTTGCTCAAATTCTCGTCACGGGACTCTACTGCACActagaaacagaaatatagAACACGTGACCAACGATGTCCTTTAATTCATTGATGGGAATTCGAGAAGGGCAGCATCGTGACAGACGAGTTGTTCGTTGTTTCTCATCTCTGTAAGGTTTACTTGAATTCCATACTCATTGTCACGGATGCCAAGGAATACGACACAACCGTATTTTCACGATTTCTTTCGTAATTCTGCCGAATCATCACATTTCTTGACTCATCTTTCTATTTATTGATAAGCTGTGACTCCGTTATATTTAAAGTAGTAATCTGGGCCATCCTGAATGAGAGATTCGTTTTAAATTGGGCGCCCACACCTTCGTTTCAGTTATTTTGTACTAATAAGTGATTAAAATTTGTGAATAGCATACATACTACTGGCTCtgatttgagatttttcatCCAGGAATGAGAACGTAGTATTTAGAAGGCttagtatttatttgtgtttttttctcagcttatcagaaaaaaaatactttgaaattttgcagtgTTTTCTCACAATTTATTCTGTCAGGACTCtcatttcaattcattcaaaagattgtggtcaatttttttccttttttggtcTACCTACACTTTTGTCAttttgtcattatttatttcttaaaaatttgtcctaatttcccttttttacattttttgtcCAGtcttttcagtcttttttgtAGCATCCCTGTTTCTCAAGAAAGCATCCAAGAAATTTTACacggaaaaacagaaaattttgagagaatagTTAGTGTCATATTTATATtcctatatttatttttttctgtatttatgTGCCGTAAACCCTATTTTCTTCGCGTAGATAAATCAggtttgtatttttattcaagAAGAACGTTAATAGTGCTCGTGCTCGTTGTAGGAGCTGGAGTCGTGCCAGCTGGATGTGCGTTCTATGGCACGCCAACTGAAGGCGATGGATAGCGGATGGGAACGTCAACTCACACAACCACGCGAGAACGCGTTTCTCAAGCTGAACACGAACTCTAATCAGCTGATCTGCGGTGAATTTATCTAAAGatcgtgtgtttttttttcacagaaggTCCCCTTACaagtttattcttttaaatctCCACGTGGAGCATTTTCTGATCGGCAATGATCAGTTTTTCCAGATGTGCAACGATGTCTCGGTGATTTTGGATCGTTGGCTGCATCGACCACGTTCCCTGGAGAGACGGTTGTAGAACTTATTGACACAGCTTCTACTTATATTGAAGTGAAACTTATTGTGAGGTTAGGATTCATGCGAAGTAGTTTTTTATGTATAGAAGTGCAAATAAGTCTACGTTTTTTGTCAACATACTATCTCCACACGCGcccaaaaataaattatgatgTGGTtcatgcaaaattttcttttcaggacctTTGATGTAGACTGTAAACCTCGAAATTCCGGCGGAGATCCTTTGGACGTACGCCTCCGCTTGGATGAAACATCTTTGCCTATATCTATTAACGATCTCAATGATGGCACTTATGAACTTTCTTTTCGGTAGGAGTTTTTTCTGGACAAGTTGCACTTTTaagaaacttttcttcttattatttcatatttgtattttacatttattatttacttgaaGTTATCATACAAAACTCAGCCtcttgagaaaatttgaaaattttaccaTCTCATCCACTGAATAGGGTGGAGTCTGAAGCGATTGTACCACTTCCAGTAACAagtcaggagaaaaaaatctttgtacAATTAAACCACGCCCTCTTCGATGGAAGATGTTCACTATTAGAAATTTTTGGTTGCCTGTTTGGTTTACCGCGaaaacacatatttttttgtcttagatggtttaggtgaaactagAAAGTTTGTGATTTTCAAATCCTCACCTTCAGGGTACAAAATCCTGGTGACTACGTGGTTGATGTCGATATATTTGGTCGTCCAATTAAGAATAGCCCATTTCCTGTTTCGGTTTCGTCACACCACCCACCGAagtgaatattttatttattgatcatACATCGaatatatttctgtttttgataGGAATTTTATCGCACATCATTTATAGGTGGCAGTTACCGGTTGAACTACATCAACCTGTGAAAGTTGCAATGAACGGTGATTATGTGCTGTATGTGCTGGATACCGGCAATGAAAGAGGTAGGGtttctgattttatttatACTCGCCCTGCCTGTCATCcgtatcattatttttttcgtatgtttttatttgcactcttttttcttcttttttattcatactCTTTTCGCTTTCGCTTAATCCCTCCCCCTCCTCTCTCAtaaatactctttttttttgcgattttttaaaatgtttaaaatgcAACACTAGTACGATATGTGGTGCTGGTAATTCATAACAAATGTGTCCAGCTGGATGCATAGCGGTTCTCCACAGATCTCGGATTGGTTCCAACTGCCTATGTAGTCAGCTTAACCTCAATTGTCATTACTTCCTTCTGAATTTGTAAGCTTTTGCCGTCGCGTGAGACGCGCAGGAGGCTCTGCGTAGGTGGATGGATTTTGTTGCagctgaaaaatttgaaaaatgagtcAATAAATAGGCCTTCACGTGTGTTTCTTAGGAGTTCACCCCAgtaggatgtttttttttttctaattttacgtTGACGAAGCATTTCCACTGCtcgttctttttccttttcttttttggaaaattatccGAGTTCGGTTTCTTACGATGTAATTTTTCAATACCtcgatgtgattttttttcttctcttttttaaattctgtaCCATGTTGTTTaaatggagaagaaatatAACAGTACTTTTTGATGATTCCCGCCTACTTGTAGTGCGTGTGGTCAAGGAAACAGGCGAAGTAATCAGCGACCTGAAACCTCCATGTCTGAGCGGAGGAACTGCTGTAGGAATGGCTCTGTTATCTGGTGGTGATATGGCTATTCTGAACTGGAGGACGAAAAGTATTACCCGTTTGGGACCCAAAGGCGATGAAATTCAGGTTGGTGTCATTTTAGTTCTTAGTTAACAGTCCTAGTGCGCGGTTTCTCCTTGAGAATAAATGGAATCTCTTGAATTATTGAACTTTTTTGAGAACTAGGTTCTAATTTGCCCCTTTTTTGCTCCCTCTTAGTTCTTTATCgcgattcatttatttgttttattttgtttattttttgttgtgtttttctttaaattcctGTAGTCAatgtttcccattttttttccattttttcatcacTTATTCTAAATCGACTCATTCTGAGACGCTCTATTCGATCCCTGAAAAAAATGCCTCTAtctctacttatttatttattgttaatttgttaatttaaATATGAGTTGTACATATGAAGGACAATAGTGTTGGTAGTttgaaaatgctgaaaaatttctattgcGTTGCTAACAAACATCAAAATACCAAAATCATTGGAAAAATCCacattcatcatttttctgaagataCTCTCATTGAATTTAGAGCATCAACTTCTCCGAATTCAATGAACCAATAGATTTGGCGGCTGATCACAGAGGAAGATATTTGATTGCAGATGCGCaaaaggtaattttttcttctatgttttttgttctttccgtttttttttttaccattccTTATGGTTTTGTGGACCAGTTTCGCATGGTCACTGTTTCATGCTGAgatgttttatgttttcttcttgcacAGAAACTCTTACGCTTCTAGAAAGTAGTAGCTTGATTCCTTCTTGAATCCAAACTATTTATTCTATCTTTTTACAGATCTTCGTGTTTGACTCGAATATGCGACCACAATTCAGTTTCCCTACTCGTGGTCACACTGTCACATCAGTCAACGTTGGACtagatgatgatattcttgtcgGGACAACTCATGGATTACTTTTATTTGATGGGGCAGGAAGATTTTTAAGAGAGATCCCCATTGCTCCTGAAGAACACAAGTTTGTTGCCATATATTGTGCACTATATCATTATATTTGTATAATTAATCTTTATTTCGTAAAATATACGTGTGTTGTTCGTGTAGTGTATGGGAAGGAAGTTTCAGGGGCCGTATTATGGTTTCTACTTGCGCTGTGTGTCGTGAAAGTGGTCTTGTTATTGCTGGTGTAGTCGACGCAAAGACTAACAAAGCTCAGTTAGCGGTGAGGTTTTTCTATCCATTTATTTaacaatttgttttatttattcattccatcgttgatttattcatttatttat
This is a stretch of genomic DNA from Necator americanus strain Aroian chromosome II, whole genome shotgun sequence. It encodes these proteins:
- a CDS encoding hypothetical protein (NECATOR_CHRII.G4623.T1); the protein is MNTSTLVETVNINLEDFSETFLTCSTCLYTYDQGIRKPKLLPCSHSVCLSCLEQLAALPQNDALSLRCPMCREVCVLPAGGVSGLPAAFLINQLLDVMQKQRKDVVPSCTIHPTEQLLYCECCDLVFCQQCQASVVNKKCTQHTVIPFSIALKRMSEIVVYRAKGRLRALDQAHECVSQEIDQLDKNVDKILDQINTTFQEVSNTVENRRRDLIESVRVRRDEKRKVLKDQIEAISDEKKKLAKELESCQLDVRSMARQLKAMDSGWERQLTQPRENAFLKLNTNSNQLICDVQRCLGDFGSLAASTTFPGETVVELIDTASTYIEVKLIVRTFDVDCKPRNSGGDPLDVRLRLDETSLPISINDLNDGTYELSFRVQNPGDYVVDVDIFGRPIKNSPFPVSVSSHHPPKWQLPVELHQPVKVAMNGDYVLYVLDTGNERVRVVKETGEVISDLKPPCLSGGTAVGMALLSGGDMAILNWRTKSITRLGPKGDEIQSINFSEFNEPIDLAADHRGRYLIADAQKIFVFDSNMRPQFSFPTRGHTVTSVNVGLDDDILVGTTHGLLLFDGAGRFLREIPIAPEEHKGRIMVSTCAVCRESGLVIAGVVDAKTNKAQLAISRYKGAFVFYIDSHGARLRRPCGICVGSGTRAGQCLIVDHASNSVRMYKFK